One Amia ocellicauda isolate fAmiCal2 chromosome 13, fAmiCal2.hap1, whole genome shotgun sequence genomic window, ATGGTCTATATTGCTTTACTCcacattttttctttctgaagacaacatttgatttattttgtaatctttTGGTGTTGACAGTTGGTGGACCGGTGAAATGCTCAAGGGTTGTTAGCCTTACATAAGGTAAGGAATATTTCGCAACAAATGACTGTCACAAACCAGCAGCTGAATGCTAATTGACATAATGTATAGTGTAAAGCTTTATTGAGTTTGTAAATGTAAGGCTGGCTAGCTTTACCGACTGGCAGTTTAAAGATAGACTTGTGAAACTAGGAGTCTTGTAATTTTCCTTCTATACACTGTTGATATCTGACCAGGAATGATTAATTTTGTTGAGCTTTTCAGTGTCTGTTTCTCCTTCAGTGTAGGGGATTTCATGACCtttgaaactaaacaaaaatatttcaatGAAAACTTTTTgtaatgaataaatataaaacaaattaatttcccTTGTGAAATATAATACAGATGATACAATTCTCCATTGGCACCTTTGTCTTCTGTGGCATTTCAGTAGACTGCACTGAGATTGCTGCTGTAGTGCTAGAAGATTCAGATGAGATGCACAGATTTAAAGGAGCACCTGATGTGaatgcacaaaataaaataaacctagTTGGGTGTTTTCCATACATAAGTCGTTTCAAACTGTTATATGTAAAGAAACCCATAATGTTTAGTGGGATGTGAAACAATCCTCAAAGTTAAGACtattatgaaattaaaatgtctgtGACACAAGTTTAAGTATATCAGTCCAtccaacaattaaaaataaataactgcttTATAAAAATTACCACAACACACAAAACTAGAGAACCAAAGATACCCTTTGTGCTTCCACAGAAAGCCTAGTATAGACTCAGGTGACCAATCCCTAGCAGTGACGAACATATACTTATTTTGAAATCAGTCTGCTCAAGATTTCatctcattatatatttttagttgtGATGCATGTTGCAAGTTAGTGCTAATTGGATTGTTGGTTAATGAAAACTTATTTTGCTTTTTCCATTTATTCTTTTTCTTAAATCGAGCActttgcaaaaaatatataatcttttgTTTTGCCCTCCTATGAATTATCAACTGCAGTTGCAGATCtatgcagtaaaaaaaaaaaaaaagatgttcaAACTTTTGTGTGTTGTTCTTTCCAGTTTTCAGTTTGTCACTGTTGGAGCTTATAAGCATGTAAATGTATCAATGCCTAGTAGAACATATGTAATCAGTAGACTTCTGACGCGTATAAAATCTCGAAATATTGAAAATTTGGTTTTGTATGTAACATTTGAATATTAAGTCAATGGCGTCTGGTTTATGTTGTAAGATGAAATGTTCTGAGTAGAAATTGGTGACCAGGGCACATATTTCTTGTCCTTCTATCTGGCCTTTAGATATTAATCATTTTTGCCTAGagtattcagattaaatatgatCTGCCATTCATTTACATTACACTTTGGTCATAAACATAAGATTCTCCTGTGAAAAACTTCAAAAGTAATTGAtgtaaatacatgcataaaatCATTTTTCATCTTCTATGTATCTTGCTCTTCTTGTGTTGACATCTAATCAgctgtgttttagtttttagtgaAGTTTAATCATGACTTCTGCAGTCAAATTCAGGGTTTCTATGGATTCCTTGGCAAAGCAGATTCTTCATTTATGATGAATTGACTGAATCCGTTTGATCTAGTAttatgctgaaaaaaaaaaaaaaaaaagtcctgtaGTAGACTGGTGCAAATTGGTACAGTGACTGTGCAGTGTTAGAAATGTCTGTAAGTGCACAGATGGTAAGTCTGTAGTTATAGTTTAAACCTCTCTTCCCTGTAACAGACTTGATCAAACTGAAGTCTTGAAGCATGGCATTTAGCTAGAGTGAGATGTCAACCAAGTAAGCTAATCCATGGTTAGTTGATGTAAGCTACTGAGAAACTGTGCTCATACAGCCACACTTTGCATAGCAGGCTTTGGTGCTCATAAGGTACATTTGACAGGGACTTCGGTAGCTGCTGAACCTCCCTGGTGCtcacaatagaaaaaaaaaatcgcttttatgaaattaaaatgtaatttaaataccgctatttaaaaaaaaaaaaaaaaaaatggagtcagatataaatataaaatataaatataacacaCTAAagaatgaattaaaaaacaataatagttGGTGCTCTAATTCAAAttcactttcttttttaaatataaaatagttGATTTTCTGTGTTATGGAGTccaaagattttgttttgttttgttttgttgtgaacAGATAGACTATTTCATACAAATCTGAACTATTTTCTGCAATGCCTTTGACAATCAGTCTGGTGTATAGgattttgtaccattttttttcAGCAGTTCGGTAGTGTAGGTTtactggatttttattttttatatacaagAAAAAATTGACAGATATTGCAGTTTGTAGGTTTGTTTGGAATATACTTTAGTTAGAAAGGTCTTTATTCCTCCTTCCCCAGAGCCAAGCATTACTTTTGCCTTTCTTCTCCACTGTTAAAACTACTTTTGAAAGCATTCCTTGACAAGAATTTTAATCTAACTACATGTAATGGTTAACATTTTTGAACAGTTCTATTTCCCTCTGTAATTCTTCAGTGTTTCTGAAGCTGACCCTTAAAATAGGGAAAGGTGAGAAGCTTTCATATTTAGAATGTAATAAGTATTCATACAAGTTCATTGAAAAGGAAATTGGTTGGATGCACATGTTTTGTAATTGATGTATTTGTAGAAATGATTCATGCAAAGCCAAGTTCTGGTCAGACAGCTTTTACAAATGGGTCCAGTATTTGTAAATTGCAACAAGTCAAGCGTTATTAATAATAGGGGATTTCTTCTGTGTGGACATTATAAAATAACTTGCAAGCAAATGCAGGAGAGAGGCCTATAAGACTAGCGGTAAATTGATTTGATTATGTTAAGCATTTTTCCAGACTTGCACACTAATGACTTAATTGCCATTCAGTGTGGTATAGTAGCTTTACTTGAAACCAAGTTTTCCCCTTTTTTGCCTGAATATACATCATAGTGTGTAATACTGCCAGGAGTGATTGGTTGATCCAGTCAAACTCTACACATTCTTCAGCAAGTCCAGTGCAATATTGCCTGTTcagaataataccaaaaaatgtGTAGGACTGTATGAACTACTGTGCAttcttacccccccccccccccccccccgtctaaAACTGGTGTGTGCTGGGGACGTAGTGTTTATTTCAAGTGCTCTATCTGACATGAAAATGCACTCATCTTGGGTGGTTAGCTTTTCTTAGATTTGTGTATTAAGATATCTCCACATATTACTGTTTTTATCTCATTGGAAATGATTAtctgtgtacatttgttttcccaTAATGAGTAGGTCATTTTATGCAGTTAGAAAGAAAAGCACTGTGACTCTTTCCAATGTATGTATCATTAATGTAATCAAAAGTATATATCTGTAATTTGCCATTTGTTCTTTGTTCTAAATGAAACTGTATCCACTTTTCTTGTGTTGAAATCTGAGCTTTATCAAATCCATTGGCAGGACTGaaagtcagaaaataaaatatgcatttcagtatgatAACCTACAATGTGTTTTGTATTGCCCATCCAGCAATTGCAACAGATTTTCTTCTGCTATGGCCaattgcatttatttcaaattcTTTTTAATATTGAACTTGCATGCTTTGGTAATGCAGCTGGTTTCAGGAACTTCAGTAATCATTCATACTGTACGACTGAGTTTGAATTTGGAAAGCCATGGTAAGTGATAATGTCCTGAAGGACTAGATGATCCACCATTTTGCAAATGTTTCTAATCAGAGTATAGTATATCCGTATAATTGATCtgcattatttttcatattgaaGATTTGGTTTAAAATCTGTGTGCAATTCAAGAAAGAAAGGGATACGGAGTCATTTGCTTTTCTGCATTTGACTTTTCCAGTGTATTTGAACTGCTGCCATGCTGTAGATAAACACTGTAGAATTTTTCAATAAAAGTTAAAGCTGCTCTAGTTGTCACAGGGTTATTTGTGGACATTTCTCAAGTCTCCGTGGATTTAAGTGGAACACAAAGACGTGTGGGAAACCATTCTTAGAACAATAGAGAAAATGACAAAGGCCTTGTTTATGGACCAAAAGTAAACACAGCCTCTGTGCTAGGTGTCAGGATTATGTACACAAATTCTCAATCCATGTCACATAAGCAAGGCTGTATaatctatatataaaattacacccacaaaataagcacaaatgcaaaatacatttaGATGGACCTGCACACAGTATCTGATGTTGGGTAGACAACTGCCTATACTCTTGACACAGTGTTACCTCATAGACACATTTTCTGTGTGCcaaataatatgtaatgtaaGCCAGGGTAAATTACACccgtgttttttatttatttatgtattattcaaCATATTGCTTCACTGAACTGGATTATTCTCCATAAAGAAATGTCCAGTGCTGCCATCTAGTCCTAAACTTGGTCTCGGATGACCAATAATGTGACACTACTGTTAACATGGATTCatatacaaattacataaaatgtCAAGAATGTTTAGTTTATTATACAAAGTCAAGAATAAATAGTATGTAAAATTATAGAACAATTATGCTTTCTTGTTAACATTTTGAAATTACCTTTATTAGGTAGCATATTTAAGGATGTTACTGACCACATCTGTAAAAATAATTCCAATCTCTTGATGGCCTCATTTAGATCCTTAAACGTACTCTACTGGTGGCCTCAGctctctataaataaataaaagctggtTTCTAAGTAAACAGATAATTAACATGTCAGCTGTATTTGTGATTAGCAACAGATCCTCAGCAAGAGCATGCCTTAGTGGCTGATGATCCCAGTCTAAAAATCAATCCAGAAACAGACTTTATAGCAtggagggaaattattttttgaTCTTCTTGAACTGTAACCTCCCTGCTCCAGCAGTAGACCGGCTGTTGTCCAGCATGGCCGTGGGCTTTTTGGTTTTGTAGGCAGGAGATTTCCTGATCCTCTCCCCCTTCAGCAGGACGACGTGGGGCAGCAGCGGCGGTGTGCGCAGGCCCAGCCCGGCCCCCGCAGGCACGTGCACCCGGAGCAGCAGCTGGTCCTCGGCCTGAGCCGTCACCGCCACccagcctgggagagacctcGGACACGTCAGAAATACCGAAGCTTCCCCTTGCCTAAAGCTACTACTGTTTTGTATTATCAGTAACTTTATTACAAAACTTCAGATCTATATATTGATGCGTGTTTCTGTTTGGGAGGGGTATTTTCAAAACATGTTACAAGCAATAAATGaggacagtgagacagtgcAGGTTGTACTCCCCCCTGTAGCACTGCTAGGTTTGTCTTCTCTGCATAGCCAGTTCAGCTTTAGTGCACTGTGGAAAAGGCTGTGGGCGAATCTCCTACCTGCAGATGAAAACTTGATGTCAGCCACTGCCAGTTCAGGCCCCACTCCCCTCAACTCAACGTCTTGCGGAACAAGAGGTGGGAACTGTTTCATGCGCTCATCATCACCGATAGGAACCTAAACAAACTGCCATGTTAGCATTCAGTAGATTCATAAGCACAGTCTCAACCATTAGCAGCTTACTGAAATATCAAGCAACCCTTGAAGTACAGCATCAGGATTTCTTACTCCAATCTGGAACTTATTACCACATGCAACTTCACTTTTCATATATTCTTACTCTTTTCTGAGAATACAGTACACTGGTGATTTTCCCAGTGTACTCACTTACCCCAAGAAGTGCTTTCCCAGCATGCTTCTGGTAAATTTCATCTGCTCTCTCCAGACTGGTGATGTGAACTGGCAGCAGATTAGAGGAAATAACTGAGAGCCAACACGATTTCTCACCCTAAACCAAAAAGAAGAACTTAAAGCATTGCATTGGGGCAGATTCACATGAACCATGACTTCCACTATTAGATACCATTAGTGCGGTTTCTCTCCTGGCACACATGCACAACTTATGAAatctataatgtattttttttggtGTCCTAACAAAATCATGCAACAAGCTGCAatgtacacttttttacaaCTCTCCATATGTTGCTGATTATCACGGATATGTTCAGTGTCATTGTACAAGTTTATGGGTGTAAATCTTAATCTTACAGTGTCAGGAAAACTCATTTTGACTAAAACAAAATATCCTAGCTCTCTCACCTTAAGAAAATCGATGCGTCCCAAAGCACCCAGAAACAGCACCATTCCTGGCTTCAGTACAAAGGTCCTGGGTGTGATGGCATGAGTGGGCACCACCATCTTTAGCTCCTGATCTGTCAGCAAACTAAGAACCTGCAAGACATGGTGGTATTCAATACTGGCATCACAACCCTCAAATAACACTCTGCTAGGACTAGCTTTCCTGAACAGTAACAAGGGTGTTTCCATTCTGTGTCCAATACACCAACCCTATCAAATGAGAAACTTGCATTTCAACTCCCTTATTTGTAACTCGATTTAACTCGGTTTAAGCATCACTGTGACAGTACTGTTACTGGATTTGTTAACTTCTCAATCCCAATTCTATTGTGAATGTGCAGTATAGAagagtgtatacaaaaatgAATGGCAGTGGCACAGCGGTTAAGCAGGTTACTTCACCAGGACATTCATAACTAGATCCAGTAAAACACATAATCCAGGTCTCTCTGGAATGGGTGGGGATATCAGTAGACTACAGGTGTTCAAATCACTGTCATACTATACATGGAACCTACCATAGGGATCCAATCAACAATTTTAAGTGACTGAAGTAATTAACGTCAAACATATTCCAAACAAGTCCTGTAGCTTCCTGCCCTCCTGACTATACATTAATTGGTTAaagagagacactcacacactgttcTTTCACAATGCCTGGGGTGTCATACAACCAGTGGGCATCTTTGAGCTCATTGTGAGTGAACTCCACTGGTTTGGTGGGCTTCAAGACGCTGCCTgatccttcctcctcctccccagcCAAACTGAGGTCTTCGTAATCAAACTCTACAACATCAGCATCTCTGTAACTCTGCCCAGCTGAGCGAAACGTTCTTCCAACTCGCcctgaaataaaataagacaCACATATTCACACACTGTGAGAAATGGGGAAAATACTGGAATTTAAGATGACTCCATTGACGATTAGAAGGAGGCTTGGAATTAGGGGCAGGTTCAATTAAGGTTACACTCAGGGTTTAGCTTGACAAGTTTCTTAGGTTCCCCTTGAGCTACTGAGGCCTCAGAAAGAATTCACTCTGCTGCCACTGTTGCACCATCACTGGAGCCACACGCACTTACCAACTAAATAACCCTGTCTGCGGAGCTGCTGCAATCTCTTCAGCTCCTGGGGGCTCAGGTCCTTGTCAGACTGAGAAGCATCACCCTTCAGTCTCTCAGACCTCCTGAACATGCGATAGGGAGTGGGATTGATGATGGGGAACTTCAGGAGATTGAGTGTGGTTCCTAACAGATTACATAGGGAGAGAAAGGAAAGACTTTCATTAACCCCACTCAAAAGTAAACCTGCAAATGCTTTCACAAACCACAAAGCATTTAACTTGCAAATAAAAGATCTAAAATCTCCCCTACCTGGCCATCGAGAGATTGTTGCTTTCTGAATGACTTCTGGTGCTTTAGATTTACAGTAGTCTGACTCGAGCAAAGTGTTAAAGAGTGTCGATTTTCCCACGTTTGTGGTCCCCACCAAATACACATCTCCTTTATATTTCCATGAGCTCTGGAGGCTAGAGATCAAGTTTTCTATGCCATACCCGGTCTTGGCACTGATCAGGTGGACGTCGGTGATGTTTCTATCAGATGAGATGCCCGCTTCAACGCAGTAAGCCAGCAGCTGTCGCTTGACACGTTTTAGATAATTGCTAGAGTCTGCGGGAAGCAGGTCGATCTTATTTCCCAACACcactatgtttttattttcccctaCCAGCTCCAATAGATCTGGGATTATAGAATCGGGCAGATCCAACACGTCCACGATCAGCAAAACCAATGCTTTCTCTTGTCGGATACGACTTACGATACCGCGATATTCCTCTTTGGAAACCTGAACATGCAATGCCTTCTGGTGATGGACGATCAAATAGCACCGCTGGCAAACCGATGTGTCGAGCTTCTTTTCTTCGACTAGTCGTTTGTATTTCTCACTAGGTACATACCCAGGCAAAAGGGGTTCCGTGCAATGCATCAAAGCCCCACAGCCTGAACAGTGGGTGT contains:
- the noa1 gene encoding nitric oxide-associated protein 1; the encoded protein is MQRLFQLTLKQYCKCYCSRNLTCLQVQRFGNDIHRLRSTGIPGVPGLITTGQSFKSKSPTCISDHALVRCYSGGGGSERTIRERAKASYRYTSVDPEREEEFVFVDYTSTPEETSDDHFEIPALGACPQSTEKKAKHGSGTEVYHRAIELQRQYLETVMNPESEIEFHDAGFPPHNVNSKKKKKHKIYGTPDKGVPLSDTHCSGCGALMHCTEPLLPGYVPSEKYKRLVEEKKLDTSVCQRCYLIVHHQKALHVQVSKEEYRGIVSRIRQEKALVLLIVDVLDLPDSIIPDLLELVGENKNIVVLGNKIDLLPADSSNYLKRVKRQLLAYCVEAGISSDRNITDVHLISAKTGYGIENLISSLQSSWKYKGDVYLVGTTNVGKSTLFNTLLESDYCKSKAPEVIQKATISRWPGTTLNLLKFPIINPTPYRMFRRSERLKGDASQSDKDLSPQELKRLQQLRRQGYLVGRVGRTFRSAGQSYRDADVVEFDYEDLSLAGEEEEGSGSVLKPTKPVEFTHNELKDAHWLYDTPGIVKEQCVLSLLTDQELKMVVPTHAITPRTFVLKPGMVLFLGALGRIDFLKGEKSCWLSVISSNLLPVHITSLERADEIYQKHAGKALLGVPIGDDERMKQFPPLVPQDVELRGVGPELAVADIKFSSAGWVAVTAQAEDQLLLRVHVPAGAGLGLRTPPLLPHVVLLKGERIRKSPAYKTKKPTAMLDNSRSTAGAGRLQFKKIKK